A genomic window from Cupriavidus metallidurans CH34 includes:
- a CDS encoding HupE/UreJ family protein, whose translation MKKQTARGLMAATLLAGVAGAAQAHTGHGTSSLFEGLVHPFGPDHLLAMVAVGVWSVSALPANKAWQGPAVFLLALIASATLGMLGVTVPYLEHGVSLSVVMFGAMLLLAGRASVPPAVGLGLIAAAASLHGLAHGSETPESGFAGYAIGFLLTTAVLHLGGVGIGLGIRRWLAERSGWVLSGLGAMLSAAGLYLFGQLA comes from the coding sequence ATGAAGAAACAGACAGCGCGCGGCCTGATGGCCGCCACCTTGCTCGCCGGCGTGGCCGGCGCCGCACAGGCCCACACCGGCCACGGCACCAGCAGCCTGTTCGAAGGCCTGGTGCACCCCTTCGGTCCTGACCACCTGCTGGCCATGGTCGCCGTGGGTGTGTGGTCGGTCTCGGCGCTGCCCGCGAACAAGGCCTGGCAAGGTCCGGCCGTGTTCCTGCTGGCGCTCATTGCGAGCGCAACGCTGGGCATGCTCGGCGTGACGGTGCCGTACCTGGAGCACGGGGTCTCGCTCTCCGTGGTGATGTTCGGTGCCATGCTGTTGCTCGCAGGGCGTGCCAGCGTGCCACCCGCGGTGGGCCTGGGGCTGATCGCCGCAGCCGCTTCGCTGCACGGCCTGGCACACGGCTCCGAAACGCCGGAGAGCGGTTTCGCCGGCTATGCGATCGGCTTCCTGCTCACCACAGCGGTGTTGCACCTGGGCGGTGTCGGCATCGGCCTGGGCATTCGGCGCTGGCTGGCCGAGCGCAGCGGTTGGGTGCTCAGCGGCCTGGGCGCCATGCTGAGCGCGGCGGGCCTTTACCTGTTCGGCCAGCTCGCCTGA
- a CDS encoding sigma-54-dependent Fis family transcriptional regulator, protein MKEEKGKAGEIDRGIPLFVPDVVADLHFPDIRDLAERLRFNPADGRIWLDDRRMVLIHTDAFASLRQELIEALGSDAARGLLTRMGYLSGSRDAALARKVRGQDSAFDAFAVGPQLHALEGIVLVEPVRVDIDSTTGQYYGEFLWKDSSEDEAHISVYGIGSEPACWMQIGYACGYTSAFMGRRILYREVECRAMGNTLCRIIGKPVDEWDAPDADLRYMLPQSLEKRRFVALKSSGPAPTDSTDHECVPCKPDEVPVKEGPIGASAGFNAVMHKIFRVAPTSATVLLMGESGVGKSLFARELHNRSSRVGKPFVELNCAALPDSLIESELFGVERGAFTGASDARVGRFESANEGTIFLDEIGNLSLTAQAKLLRVLQTGEMEHLGSSKTVKVNVRVITATNDNLKQAIKSGRFREDLFYRLNVFPIVIPPLRERKDDIPVLLEFFIKKFSKRHGRSLKGLSNRALHLLLDYSWPGNIREMENVLERGVILAEEGGTLDVCHLFSSGDTVECKGAFGLSDLGSLALDSISTSAPPETIRKSGEAPEGLEDWAALAVQMNKATLCEVEDALVRAALKAANGNISEAARLLGLTRAQLDYRVKKLNNSMPISTEK, encoded by the coding sequence ATGAAGGAGGAGAAAGGGAAAGCGGGAGAAATAGACAGAGGAATACCGCTTTTCGTGCCAGATGTAGTGGCTGATCTGCATTTTCCGGACATTCGGGATCTGGCGGAACGGCTTCGTTTCAATCCTGCGGACGGTCGCATCTGGCTCGACGATCGTCGAATGGTCTTGATCCATACGGACGCGTTTGCTTCACTGCGACAGGAACTCATCGAAGCTTTAGGTAGCGATGCTGCGCGCGGATTGCTGACCCGCATGGGATATCTATCGGGTTCTCGGGATGCCGCGCTCGCACGAAAGGTTCGCGGGCAAGACAGCGCATTTGATGCCTTCGCGGTAGGTCCTCAACTTCACGCCCTGGAAGGCATCGTCCTGGTAGAACCTGTCAGAGTGGATATCGACAGCACCACCGGTCAGTATTACGGGGAATTTCTGTGGAAAGACTCGTCCGAGGATGAGGCTCACATATCCGTGTACGGCATCGGCTCCGAACCAGCCTGCTGGATGCAGATTGGCTACGCGTGCGGCTACACGAGCGCTTTCATGGGCCGGCGTATTCTATACCGGGAAGTCGAATGCCGCGCGATGGGCAATACATTATGTCGAATCATTGGAAAGCCCGTGGACGAGTGGGACGCCCCCGATGCGGATCTTCGGTATATGCTGCCACAATCTCTGGAGAAACGTCGCTTTGTCGCGTTGAAAAGTTCAGGGCCAGCCCCGACTGACTCTACAGATCATGAGTGTGTGCCTTGCAAGCCTGACGAAGTGCCTGTCAAAGAAGGACCAATAGGGGCGTCTGCTGGATTCAACGCAGTGATGCACAAAATATTCAGAGTGGCTCCCACTAGTGCGACCGTTTTACTGATGGGCGAGAGCGGCGTGGGCAAAAGCCTGTTTGCTCGGGAACTGCACAACAGAAGTTCGCGTGTAGGGAAACCATTCGTTGAATTAAATTGTGCAGCTCTTCCCGATTCGCTGATTGAATCGGAGCTTTTTGGTGTGGAGCGAGGGGCATTCACCGGCGCATCCGATGCCCGCGTTGGGCGTTTCGAAAGCGCAAACGAAGGGACCATTTTTTTGGATGAGATTGGTAATCTCAGTCTAACCGCTCAAGCGAAGCTATTGAGAGTTTTGCAAACGGGGGAGATGGAGCACCTCGGGAGTTCAAAGACGGTTAAGGTAAATGTTCGGGTAATTACTGCGACTAATGACAACCTCAAACAGGCGATAAAAAGCGGGCGTTTTCGTGAGGATCTTTTCTACCGGCTGAATGTATTTCCAATTGTTATTCCACCTTTGCGTGAAAGAAAGGATGATATCCCGGTTTTGCTGGAATTTTTCATAAAGAAATTTTCAAAAAGGCATGGTCGGTCCCTCAAGGGCTTATCCAATCGTGCGCTTCATCTATTGCTGGATTACTCGTGGCCCGGGAATATCCGCGAGATGGAAAATGTGCTCGAACGTGGCGTTATCCTCGCCGAGGAAGGCGGTACGCTCGATGTATGCCACTTGTTTAGTAGCGGTGACACCGTGGAATGTAAGGGTGCTTTTGGTTTAAGCGACCTTGGGTCGCTTGCCCTCGATTCCATATCGACGAGCGCTCCCCCCGAGACGATCCGCAAGAGCGGAGAAGCCCCGGAGGGGCTCGAGGATTGGGCAGCGCTTGCTGTACAGATGAACAAAGCGACACTTTGCGAGGTCGAAGATGCGCTCGTACGCGCGGCACTCAAAGCCGCGAACGGGAACATATCAGAAGCCGCACGTCTTCTCGGATTGACACGCGCGCAACTCGACTACCGTGTCAAGAAGTTGAACAATTCAATGCCAATCTCGACGGAGAAGTAG
- a CDS encoding transposase: MEITDTGTGDSSGLDLLLPQVGKIDRLIADTAYYQIERNEQLLASGVVPVIPPKADAVDDAKQNRWHDQLVRYLKEKGQYAFQNKYGYGLRARVEAQFSRIKRCIGDTLLTRRIASQTQEGRAIANLINQWNAFGQARCVKKA; this comes from the coding sequence GTGGAAATCACCGATACCGGCACTGGAGACAGTAGCGGCCTCGATTTGCTGTTGCCGCAAGTCGGTAAGATCGATCGACTCATTGCCGATACGGCGTATTACCAGATCGAGCGCAATGAACAACTGCTCGCCAGCGGCGTCGTGCCGGTGATTCCTCCCAAGGCCGATGCGGTCGATGACGCGAAGCAAAATCGTTGGCACGATCAACTTGTGCGTTATCTGAAAGAGAAGGGACAGTATGCATTCCAGAACAAATATGGCTATGGCCTGCGCGCTCGCGTTGAGGCGCAATTTTCGCGCATTAAGCGCTGCATCGGCGACACGCTGCTGACGCGTCGCATCGCGTCACAAACTCAGGAAGGCCGCGCTATCGCCAACCTGATCAATCAATGGAATGCATTTGGTCAGGCGAGGTGCGTTAAAAAAGCCTAA
- a CDS encoding alpha/beta fold hydrolase, whose translation MSDSLEIANTVTANGIKTNYHDRGQGVPVLLIHGSGPGVTAWANWRLTIPELAKQFRVIAPDMVGFGYTERPVGIRYDMDTWVGHALGLLDALGIDKAHVVGNSFGGALALALAIRAPERVRRLVLMGSVGISFPITEGLDKVWGYVPSIDNMRELLDVFAFDRNLVNDDLARLRYEASIRPNFQEAFSSMFPAPRQRWVDAMASREEDVGSLPHETLIIHGREDQVIPLSNSYTLLRLIPRAQLHVFGRCGHWTQIEHGERFNRLVGDFFSEEAL comes from the coding sequence ATGTCGGATTCTTTAGAAATTGCGAATACAGTCACCGCAAATGGTATAAAAACCAATTATCACGATCGTGGTCAGGGAGTGCCTGTTCTTTTGATTCATGGATCGGGCCCTGGAGTAACCGCATGGGCGAACTGGCGCCTCACAATCCCTGAACTCGCGAAGCAGTTTCGCGTCATCGCACCGGACATGGTGGGCTTTGGATATACCGAGCGGCCGGTGGGTATCCGGTATGACATGGATACCTGGGTCGGGCATGCGCTCGGGTTGCTGGATGCGCTTGGCATTGACAAGGCTCACGTGGTGGGCAACTCTTTCGGAGGGGCTCTGGCCTTGGCGCTGGCCATCCGGGCGCCCGAAAGAGTGCGCCGATTGGTCCTCATGGGCAGCGTGGGTATCTCCTTCCCGATAACGGAGGGGTTGGACAAGGTTTGGGGCTACGTTCCGTCAATCGACAACATGCGAGAGTTGCTCGATGTTTTTGCGTTCGACCGCAATCTCGTAAATGACGACCTCGCTCGCCTGCGTTATGAGGCAAGCATCCGGCCGAACTTTCAGGAAGCGTTTTCAAGTATGTTTCCGGCACCGCGCCAGCGTTGGGTGGACGCTATGGCGAGCCGGGAGGAGGACGTCGGCTCGCTTCCGCACGAGACACTCATCATCCATGGGCGCGAAGACCAGGTCATCCCGCTGTCCAATTCCTATACACTGCTCAGACTGATTCCACGGGCGCAGCTGCACGTGTTCGGCCGCTGTGGCCATTGGACGCAGATTGAACATGGAGAGCGATTTAACCGGTTGGTCGGTGACTTCTTCTCGGAAGAGGCGCTTTAA
- a CDS encoding IS481-like element ISRme14 family transposase, with product MHLRLHKNATTTPRIRAEIQVSKEPMRVLAQRFGVSVSTIARWKKRASVHDASHTPHRLQTTLTPAQESIVLVLRKSLGLSLDDLLAVVREFIHPTVSRAALHRMLKRHGVSAREALSVDRPRTKPFKAYEPGFVHIDVKYLPQMADETTRRYLFVAIDRATRWVFVRVYASKSATNARRFLKELHKAAAFRIRTILTDNGKEFTDRFITRGERTPTGRHQFDQLCEELGIEHRLTRPKHPQTNGMVERFNGRIADILRTHHFHSGEELEATILRYVWLYNHQLPQKALGHVSPIQAMKQWQRSHPELFNRRVTNQPGHDT from the coding sequence ATGCATCTGAGGCTGCACAAGAACGCCACCACGACACCCAGGATCCGCGCCGAGATCCAGGTCAGCAAGGAGCCCATGAGGGTTCTGGCCCAGCGCTTTGGCGTGAGTGTCTCCACCATCGCTCGCTGGAAGAAGCGTGCATCGGTTCATGACGCCTCCCATACCCCTCATCGACTGCAAACCACGCTGACGCCGGCCCAGGAGTCCATCGTGCTCGTCTTGCGTAAAAGCCTGGGCCTTTCGCTGGATGACCTGCTGGCAGTCGTACGCGAGTTCATCCATCCGACCGTCTCACGCGCTGCCTTGCACCGCATGCTCAAACGCCATGGAGTGTCGGCGCGCGAGGCATTGAGCGTGGATCGCCCCAGGACCAAGCCGTTCAAGGCCTACGAGCCCGGCTTCGTCCACATCGATGTGAAGTACCTGCCGCAGATGGCGGACGAAACCACGCGGCGTTACCTGTTTGTGGCCATTGATCGCGCCACCCGCTGGGTGTTCGTGCGTGTCTATGCCAGCAAGAGCGCTACCAACGCCCGGCGCTTCCTGAAGGAATTGCACAAGGCCGCTGCCTTCCGTATCCGAACGATCCTGACCGACAACGGCAAGGAATTCACGGATCGCTTCATCACACGGGGAGAGCGTACGCCGACCGGCAGGCATCAGTTCGATCAGCTCTGCGAGGAGCTAGGCATTGAGCATCGCCTGACCCGCCCAAAACACCCGCAGACCAACGGCATGGTTGAACGCTTCAACGGGCGCATCGCCGACATCCTGCGCACCCATCACTTCCATTCCGGCGAAGAACTTGAGGCCACCATCCTGCGGTATGTCTGGCTGTACAATCACCAACTGCCACAGAAAGCCTTGGGGCATGTCAGCCCCATCCAGGCCATGAAACAATGGCAGCGATCACACCCCGAACTGTTCAACAGACGTGTTACCAATCAGCCGGGACACGACACCTAA
- a CDS encoding nickel-dependent hydrogenase large subunit, which yields MGAYETQGFRMDNTGRRIVVDPVTRIEGHLRCEVNLDSNNVIRNAVSTGTMWRGLEVILKGRDPRDAWAFVERICGVCTGCHALASVRAVEDALGIRIPLNAHLIREMMAKTLQVHDHAVHFYHLHALDWVDVVSALNADPKKTSDLQHIVSPSHPMSSPGYFRDVQNRLKKFVESGQLGPFANGYWGSKAYVLPAEANLMAVTHYLEALDLQKEWVKVHTIFGGKNPHPNYMVGGVPCAINIDGDGAAGAPINMERLNFVEARIKEMIDFNNNVYIPDVLAIGTLYKQAGWLYGGGLSALNVADYGTYEKVPYDHSTHQLPGGVILDGDWSKIHEIDPRDPEQVQEFVTHSWYKYADESQGLHPWDGVTEANYRPEGPNFKGTRTKIEQLDESAKYSWIKSPRWRGHAVEVGPLSRYILGYAHALQGNQWCQRVKQQVDEAATAINSAIPKALGLPETNYSAKQLLPTTIGRTLARALESQYAAEMMMDDFRQLVQNIKAGDTSTANVEKWDPKTWPKEAKGVGTVGAPRGMLGHWIRIKDGRIENYQCVVPTTWNGSPRDHKGQIGAFEASLMNTPMVNPEQPLEILRTLHSFDPCLACSTHVMSEDGQEMSRVKVR from the coding sequence ATGGGTGCTTACGAAACTCAAGGCTTCCGCATGGACAACACGGGCCGGCGCATCGTCGTCGACCCGGTGACCCGCATCGAGGGCCACTTGCGCTGCGAGGTCAACCTCGACAGCAACAACGTGATCCGCAACGCCGTCTCCACCGGCACCATGTGGCGCGGGCTGGAGGTCATCCTCAAGGGGCGCGACCCGCGCGACGCCTGGGCCTTCGTGGAGCGCATCTGCGGCGTGTGCACCGGCTGCCACGCGCTCGCCTCGGTGCGCGCGGTGGAGGACGCGCTGGGCATCCGCATCCCGCTCAACGCGCACCTGATCCGCGAGATGATGGCCAAGACGCTGCAGGTGCACGACCACGCGGTGCACTTCTACCACCTGCACGCGCTCGACTGGGTGGACGTGGTGTCGGCGCTGAACGCCGACCCGAAGAAGACCAGCGATCTGCAGCACATCGTCTCGCCCTCGCACCCGATGTCCTCGCCGGGTTACTTCCGCGACGTGCAGAACCGCCTGAAGAAGTTCGTCGAGAGCGGCCAGCTCGGCCCCTTCGCCAATGGCTACTGGGGCTCCAAGGCTTACGTGCTGCCGGCCGAGGCCAACCTGATGGCGGTGACCCATTACCTGGAGGCGCTGGACCTGCAGAAGGAATGGGTCAAGGTGCACACCATCTTCGGCGGCAAGAACCCGCACCCCAACTACATGGTGGGCGGCGTGCCCTGCGCGATCAACATCGACGGCGACGGCGCGGCCGGCGCGCCCATCAACATGGAGCGCCTGAACTTCGTCGAGGCCCGCATCAAGGAGATGATCGACTTCAACAACAACGTCTACATCCCGGACGTGCTGGCCATCGGCACCCTCTACAAACAGGCGGGCTGGCTCTACGGCGGCGGGCTTTCCGCGCTCAACGTGGCCGACTACGGCACCTACGAGAAGGTGCCCTACGACCACAGCACGCACCAGTTGCCGGGCGGCGTGATCCTGGACGGCGACTGGAGCAAGATCCACGAGATCGACCCGCGCGACCCGGAACAGGTGCAGGAGTTCGTGACCCACTCCTGGTACAAGTACGCCGATGAAAGCCAGGGCCTGCACCCCTGGGACGGCGTGACCGAGGCGAACTACCGGCCCGAAGGCCCGAACTTCAAGGGCACGCGCACGAAGATCGAGCAGCTCGACGAATCAGCCAAGTACTCGTGGATCAAGTCGCCGCGCTGGCGCGGCCACGCGGTCGAGGTCGGTCCGCTCTCGCGCTACATCCTGGGCTACGCGCACGCGCTGCAGGGCAACCAGTGGTGCCAGCGCGTCAAGCAGCAGGTGGACGAGGCGGCCACTGCCATCAACAGCGCCATCCCCAAGGCGCTGGGCCTGCCCGAGACGAACTACAGCGCCAAGCAACTGCTGCCCACCACCATCGGCCGCACGCTGGCACGGGCGCTGGAAAGCCAGTACGCCGCCGAGATGATGATGGACGACTTCCGCCAGCTGGTGCAGAACATCAAGGCCGGCGACACGTCCACCGCCAACGTCGAGAAGTGGGACCCCAAGACCTGGCCCAAGGAGGCCAAGGGCGTGGGCACGGTGGGCGCGCCGCGCGGCATGCTGGGCCACTGGATCCGGATCAAGGATGGCAGGATCGAGAATTACCAGTGCGTGGTGCCCACCACCTGGAACGGCTCTCCACGCGACCACAAGGGCCAGATCGGCGCCTTCGAGGCCTCGCTGATGAACACGCCCATGGTCAACCCCGAGCAGCCGCTGGAGATCCTGCGCACGCTGCACAGCTTCGACCCTTGCCTGGCTTGCTCCACCCACGTGATGAGCGAAGACGGCCAGGAGATGAGCCGGGTGAAGGTGAGATGA
- a CDS encoding hydrogenase small subunit, whose product METFYEIMRRKGISRRSFMKYCSLTATSLGLAPSFVPQIAHAMENKPRTPVLWLHGLECTCCTEAFIRSAHPLAKDVVLSMISLDYDDTLMAAAGHQAEAILEEIMTKYKGQYILAVEGNPPLNEDGMFCIQSGKPFIDKLKHVAKDAKAIIAWGSCASWGCVQAAKPNPTQATPIHKVITDKPIIKVPGCPPIPEVMTGVITYMLTFDRIPELDRQGRPKMFYSQRIHDKCYRRPHFDAGQFVEAWDDDSARKGYCLYKVGCKGPTTYNACSTVQWNEGTSFPIKAGHGCIGCSEDGFWDKGSFYDRLTDIHAFGIEANADQIGGTAAGVVGAAVAAHAAISVAKRVRDNNARKPDASTPANH is encoded by the coding sequence ATGGAAACCTTTTACGAGATCATGCGCCGCAAAGGCATTTCGCGCCGCAGTTTCATGAAGTACTGCTCGCTCACCGCCACCTCGCTGGGGCTGGCACCGAGCTTTGTGCCCCAGATCGCCCACGCGATGGAAAACAAGCCGCGCACCCCGGTGCTCTGGCTGCACGGTCTGGAATGCACCTGCTGCACCGAAGCCTTCATCCGCTCGGCCCACCCGCTGGCCAAGGACGTGGTGCTCTCCATGATCAGCCTGGACTACGACGACACCCTGATGGCCGCCGCCGGCCACCAGGCCGAGGCCATCCTCGAAGAGATCATGACCAAGTACAAGGGTCAGTACATCCTGGCGGTGGAAGGCAATCCGCCGCTGAACGAAGACGGCATGTTCTGCATCCAGTCGGGCAAGCCCTTCATCGACAAGCTCAAGCACGTGGCCAAGGACGCCAAGGCCATCATCGCCTGGGGTTCGTGCGCCAGCTGGGGCTGCGTGCAGGCCGCCAAGCCCAACCCGACCCAGGCCACGCCCATCCACAAGGTCATCACCGACAAGCCCATCATCAAGGTGCCGGGCTGCCCGCCCATCCCCGAGGTGATGACGGGCGTGATCACCTACATGCTGACCTTCGACCGCATTCCCGAGCTGGACCGCCAGGGCCGCCCGAAGATGTTCTACAGCCAGCGCATCCACGACAAGTGCTACCGCCGCCCTCACTTCGACGCCGGCCAGTTCGTCGAGGCGTGGGACGACGACTCCGCGCGCAAGGGCTACTGCCTCTACAAGGTGGGCTGCAAGGGCCCGACCACCTACAACGCCTGCTCCACCGTGCAGTGGAACGAGGGCACGAGCTTCCCCATCAAGGCCGGCCACGGTTGCATCGGCTGCTCGGAAGACGGCTTCTGGGACAAGGGTTCGTTCTACGACCGCCTCACCGACATCCACGCCTTCGGCATCGAAGCCAATGCCGACCAGATCGGTGGCACGGCCGCCGGCGTGGTGGGCGCGGCGGTGGCGGCCCACGCGGCCATCTCGGTGGCCAAGCGCGTGCGCGACAACAACGCCCGCAAGCCCGACGCATCCACACCCGCCAACCACTGA